A window of Campylobacter lari subsp. lari contains these coding sequences:
- a CDS encoding LutC/YkgG family protein, translating into MSRINEISSQSKKTILDKIKNTHLSFEKIPTMDPIEHIKTSDDMYSELKEKMSANKYIVEESSLEELEEKINQIVKSYGYKSLIYPDNLNLDINKIEAEKKTCFNQEIEKIRKEVFHSDFSIIQARVGVSSHGVALVLSDKTQPRMLSLAPMLCIVLLKKENIVKSISQALNLVKEENEILPSNILFIAGPSRTADIELITVFGVHGSQKVHIILY; encoded by the coding sequence GTGAGTAGAATAAATGAAATTTCTTCACAAAGCAAAAAAACTATTTTGGATAAGATTAAAAATACACATTTATCTTTTGAAAAAATCCCGACTATGGATCCTATAGAGCATATCAAAACAAGTGATGATATGTATAGTGAGTTAAAAGAAAAAATGAGTGCAAATAAATACATAGTAGAAGAAAGCTCGTTAGAAGAATTAGAAGAAAAAATCAATCAAATTGTTAAAAGTTATGGCTATAAAAGTCTTATTTATCCTGATAATTTAAATTTAGATATAAATAAAATTGAAGCCGAAAAAAAGACTTGTTTTAATCAAGAGATTGAAAAAATACGAAAAGAAGTTTTTCATAGTGATTTTTCTATCATCCAAGCAAGAGTTGGAGTAAGCTCACATGGCGTTGCTTTAGTTTTGTCTGATAAAACTCAACCAAGAATGCTTTCTTTGGCTCCTATGCTTTGTATTGTCTTATTAAAAAAAGAAAATATTGTAAAAAGCATTAGCCAAGCATTGAATTTAGTAAAAGAAGAAAATGAAATTTTACCTAGCAATATTTTGTTTATAGCAGGGCCATCAAGAACTGCAGATATTGAACTTATCACTGTTTTTGGAGTTCATGGATCTCAAAAGGTTCATATTATACTTTATTGA
- a CDS encoding L-lactate permease, producing the protein MWQQIYNPFDNILLSALVAFLPILCFLLSLVVFKLKGYQAGFLTLILSSVVALFAYDMPFSLLGASFIQGFANGIWPIAWIIIAAIFLYKLSIKSGSFEVIKQSVMSITPDHRIQVILIGFCFGSFLEGAIGFGGPVAITAALLVGLGLRPLYAAGLCLIANTAPVAFGAVGIPIIAMSNLAGIEQHGVSAMVGRMLVPLSLTIPFFIVFLMDGLKGVKETFPAIFVAAVSFTATQFWSSNHLGAELPDIISAVVSLSVTTIFLKFWKPKNIFRLDDVKDFENSQKLEFKKVFLAWIPFILLIICIIIWTQPWFKALFAKDGILNFMQFTLKFNEALGAIISPDIVNPQITKTMIPSHTIDLVAQAGTAILVAALMSIVVLKIKINEATECFWETLKEMATPCLTIGLVVAFAFIAKNSGMSTTLGLAFSNTGDAYAFFSPIIGWIGVFLTGSDTSSNLLFGTLQQVSAQKLGISETLFLAANSVGGVVGKMISPQSIAVACAAVGLVGKESELFRFTLKYSIGFIILIGIWTFVIAFFFHGIIPEAVLLK; encoded by the coding sequence ATGTGGCAACAAATATATAATCCATTTGACAACATACTTTTAAGTGCTTTGGTGGCTTTTTTGCCTATTTTGTGCTTTTTGCTTTCTCTTGTAGTTTTCAAACTCAAAGGTTATCAAGCAGGCTTTTTAACTCTTATTTTATCAAGTGTTGTGGCATTGTTTGCTTATGATATGCCGTTTTCTTTATTAGGTGCTAGCTTTATACAAGGTTTTGCAAATGGTATTTGGCCTATAGCTTGGATCATCATCGCGGCCATATTTTTATATAAACTTTCTATCAAATCAGGCTCGTTTGAAGTGATAAAACAAAGTGTTATGAGTATCACTCCAGATCATAGAATTCAAGTGATTTTGATTGGATTTTGTTTTGGTTCTTTTTTAGAAGGTGCTATAGGTTTTGGAGGGCCAGTGGCTATCACCGCTGCATTACTTGTAGGACTTGGGCTTAGACCATTATACGCTGCAGGACTTTGCCTTATAGCCAATACCGCTCCGGTAGCTTTTGGAGCAGTTGGAATTCCTATCATAGCGATGAGTAATCTAGCAGGTATAGAACAGCACGGTGTTTCAGCTATGGTGGGTAGAATGCTTGTGCCTCTTAGCTTGACTATACCATTTTTTATAGTATTTTTAATGGATGGTTTAAAAGGGGTTAAAGAAACCTTTCCTGCTATTTTTGTCGCAGCCGTTTCTTTTACTGCTACACAATTTTGGAGTTCAAATCATTTAGGCGCAGAACTTCCAGATATTATTTCAGCGGTTGTTTCTTTGTCTGTTACTACGATATTTTTAAAATTTTGGAAGCCAAAAAATATTTTTAGATTAGATGATGTAAAAGACTTTGAAAACTCACAAAAGCTAGAATTTAAAAAAGTATTTTTAGCTTGGATTCCTTTTATACTTTTGATTATTTGCATTATTATATGGACTCAACCTTGGTTTAAGGCTTTATTTGCTAAAGATGGAATATTAAATTTTATGCAATTTACTTTGAAATTTAATGAAGCCTTAGGAGCTATCATAAGTCCTGATATAGTTAATCCACAAATCACAAAAACAATGATTCCATCACATACTATAGATTTAGTAGCACAAGCAGGAACTGCTATTTTAGTGGCTGCTTTAATGAGCATTGTTGTGTTGAAAATAAAAATCAACGAAGCTACCGAGTGTTTTTGGGAAACTTTAAAAGAAATGGCCACTCCATGCTTAACTATAGGCTTAGTAGTTGCTTTTGCCTTTATAGCTAAAAATAGCGGTATGAGTACTACTTTAGGACTTGCTTTTTCAAATACAGGCGATGCTTATGCATTTTTTTCTCCCATCATAGGATGGATAGGTGTGTTTTTAACAGGTTCTGATACTAGTTCAAATTTGCTTTTTGGGACATTACAGCAAGTTAGTGCTCAAAAGTTAGGAATTTCAGAAACTTTATTTTTAGCAGCAAATTCTGTTGGTGGAGTTGTGGGTAAAATGATATCTCCTCAAAGTATAGCGGTAGCTTGTGCAGCAGTTGGACTTGTAGGAAAAGAATCTGAATTGTTTAGATTTACTTTAAAATACTCAATAGGTTTTATAATTCTAATAGGAATTTGGACTTTTGTTATAGCATTTTTCTTCCACGGGATCATCCCTGAAGCAGTGCTTTTAAAATAA
- a CDS encoding (Fe-S)-binding protein, giving the protein MMKKVYLFATCLGSAIMQESVLNAVRLLRREGVEVIFKKQQTCCSQPSFNSGYFKESKNIALHNIKLFTQDYPIVVPSGSCAGMMSHDYLELFKDDEHFNLVKEFSSRVIDLSQYLDEVLKVDYEDKGEPIKVTWHSNCHALRIQKSIQASKNLLKKLKNVELIPLEFEEECCGFGGTFSVKEPQISNSMAQEKIKDIQNTGVKYVLSSDGGCLMNIAGTMSKMGLDIKGIHLYDFLNKRLEGVAI; this is encoded by the coding sequence ATGATGAAAAAAGTGTATTTATTTGCTACTTGTTTGGGTAGTGCGATAATGCAAGAAAGTGTTTTAAATGCGGTTAGACTTTTAAGAAGAGAGGGAGTTGAGGTTATATTTAAAAAGCAGCAAACTTGCTGCTCTCAACCCTCATTTAATTCAGGGTATTTTAAAGAAAGTAAAAATATAGCTTTGCATAATATAAAACTTTTTACTCAAGATTATCCTATAGTAGTGCCAAGCGGTTCTTGTGCGGGGATGATGAGTCATGATTATTTAGAGCTTTTCAAAGATGATGAGCATTTTAACTTGGTAAAGGAATTTAGCTCTAGAGTGATTGATCTTAGCCAGTATTTAGATGAGGTTTTAAAGGTTGATTATGAAGACAAAGGCGAACCTATAAAAGTGACTTGGCACTCTAACTGCCATGCATTAAGAATTCAAAAAAGCATACAAGCGAGCAAAAATCTGCTAAAAAAACTCAAAAATGTGGAATTAATTCCTCTAGAATTTGAAGAAGAATGCTGTGGTTTTGGAGGAACTTTTTCTGTGAAAGAGCCTCAAATTTCAAACTCTATGGCACAAGAAAAAATCAAAGATATCCAAAATACAGGCGTAAAATATGTATTAAGTTCTGATGGTGGGTGTTTGATGAATATTGCAGGCACGATGAGTAAAATGGGGCTTGATATAAAGGGAATTCATTTGTATGATTTTTTAAACAAGCGTCTTGAAGGAGTTGCGATATGA
- a CDS encoding LutB/LldF family L-lactate oxidation iron-sulfur protein, whose amino-acid sequence MKMTHEQIVDVKIHDKQMRENLRSAMHTLQKNRLKVIDEKFNDWQGLRSKAKQAKNNALSTLHDRLLEFEQNATKNGINVHWASSDEDACEIIYELMVEKNIGKILKGKSMASEEIGLNHYLESKGLKAIETDLGELILQLNDETPVHIVVPAVHKNRYEIGKIFQEKLGSNLESEPEKLNSIARKHLRDEFEGLKMGLSGVNFAMSKEGAFWLIENEGNGRMCTTASDIHVALCGIEKVMESFEDAATMVSLLTPSATGQFIPTYNNIITGPRKNGDLDGPKEVHIILFDHNRSKMLNDEDYYEALRCIRCGACMNFCPVYDKIGGHTYQSVYPGPIGEVISPNLFGMQENGDILTFCSLCGRCSEVCPVRIPLADLIRKLRAAKVGQGSFDNITPNTAEAMAFKIFEKVATTPIIWKNTLANLHNFNWLLQKGKNSLPVVKKWSAYKEFPQIKLDLYKELENMQGVKCE is encoded by the coding sequence ATGAAAATGACACATGAACAAATTGTGGATGTGAAAATTCATGATAAGCAAATGCGAGAGAATTTAAGATCTGCCATGCATACTTTGCAAAAAAATCGTTTAAAAGTTATAGATGAGAAATTTAATGATTGGCAAGGACTAAGATCTAAAGCTAAGCAAGCTAAAAACAATGCTTTATCAACTTTACACGATAGGCTTTTAGAATTTGAACAAAATGCCACTAAAAATGGCATAAATGTCCATTGGGCGAGTTCTGATGAGGATGCCTGTGAGATTATATATGAATTAATGGTAGAAAAAAACATCGGTAAAATTCTAAAAGGTAAATCTATGGCTAGTGAGGAAATAGGTTTAAACCACTACCTAGAATCCAAAGGCTTAAAAGCCATAGAAACAGATTTAGGCGAACTTATATTGCAGTTAAATGATGAAACTCCCGTGCATATTGTAGTTCCAGCGGTACATAAGAACCGCTATGAAATTGGTAAAATTTTTCAAGAAAAATTAGGCTCTAATTTAGAAAGTGAGCCAGAAAAGCTAAATTCTATTGCAAGAAAGCATTTAAGAGATGAATTTGAAGGACTTAAAATGGGGCTTAGCGGAGTAAATTTTGCTATGTCTAAAGAAGGCGCTTTTTGGCTTATAGAAAATGAGGGAAATGGTAGGATGTGCACCACAGCAAGTGATATACATGTAGCACTTTGTGGTATAGAAAAAGTTATGGAAAGCTTTGAAGATGCTGCCACTATGGTGTCTTTACTTACTCCATCAGCTACGGGTCAATTTATACCAACTTATAACAATATCATTACAGGACCTAGAAAAAATGGAGATTTAGATGGCCCAAAAGAAGTGCATATTATTCTTTTTGATCATAATAGAAGCAAAATGCTAAATGATGAAGATTATTATGAAGCTTTGCGTTGTATAAGATGTGGGGCTTGTATGAATTTTTGTCCTGTGTATGATAAAATAGGCGGCCATACTTATCAAAGTGTATATCCAGGGCCGATTGGAGAAGTCATAAGTCCTAATCTTTTTGGTATGCAAGAAAATGGTGATATTCTTACTTTTTGCTCGCTTTGTGGAAGATGTTCTGAAGTTTGTCCAGTAAGAATTCCTCTTGCGGATTTAATACGCAAATTAAGAGCAGCAAAAGTAGGTCAAGGAAGTTTTGATAATATCACTCCAAATACTGCTGAAGCTATGGCATTTAAGATTTTTGAAAAAGTAGCTACAACTCCTATTATTTGGAAAAATACTTTAGCAAATTTACATAATTTTAATTGGCTTTTGCAAAAAGGAAAAAATTCTTTACCAGTAGTTAAAAAATGGAGTGCTTATAAGGAATTTCCACAAATAAAACTTGATCTTTATAAAGAACTTGAAAATATGCAAGGAGTAAAGTGTGAGTAG
- a CDS encoding pentapeptide repeat-containing protein has product MEETLEKILHTLEKCCKKTHQNGKNEVDEDKIKEDKIKEDKIKEDKIKEDLSKILKIKKDNIYTPSDTGVIKLKKEILRQKNELFSDDEEWYMVCEETLDISSLYNKNNVQCNIIFSKCSVGLNNKQSQNDCIVKANLYFYNCTFEKALIKLENITFEKILFFNQCKFKRRVCIYNNRFLSHLVFIKCHDKQNNTKIISLNLQENTFEGYLFIKNCTIENINLWKNKFENRSYFVDSEFGYEQDKDNKAKLNFSNARFEDNAYFNNSKFYSYADFHECEFEKIACFYGVTFDKAPNFSQIILKDNFNALNITLNFTFDDLKKQIKQEYENFNKDTNKQEKKSLDKIANDFRDSFRVVKNALIKDNNLLEASNFHKYELYCKEIELKENWNNRETKTTARKSSLHLKYFIDSLLLGFYRKLSDHHTDFLKVFNNIVLLVALYSVFLFMGGYEDNLKSYQYSDNLLDNNSSLTNAFKDIKNSIIQSSFVQEYPSCILIFYYGLIAIGFLMIFWDILKNIKKIYEVIKNEICIKEIIFCVLNLVAYFLGLLIVLIYLNIYIPKSQDSLAVLSNIGIFFVFIIFYLWLVYLKSLALRLMFVVVSYIIVIIVLGISISILNPFIGKIFNDEQNFTNPIFVYITFAYTILLILILFSLQKTARKNSIVPS; this is encoded by the coding sequence ATAGAAGAAACACTTGAAAAAATACTTCATACTTTAGAGAAATGTTGTAAAAAAACACATCAGAATGGTAAGAATGAAGTTGATGAAGATAAAATTAAAGAAGATAAAATTAAAGAAGATAAAATTAAAGAAGATAAAATTAAAGAAGATTTATCTAAGATTCTAAAAATAAAAAAGGATAATATATACACACCAAGTGATACAGGAGTAATAAAACTAAAAAAGGAAATCCTTAGACAAAAAAATGAGTTGTTTTCTGATGATGAGGAATGGTATATGGTTTGCGAAGAAACATTAGATATATCTTCATTATATAATAAGAACAATGTGCAATGTAATATCATTTTTAGTAAATGTAGTGTTGGTTTAAATAATAAACAATCACAGAATGATTGTATTGTAAAAGCCAATTTATATTTTTATAATTGTACTTTTGAAAAAGCATTAATAAAATTAGAAAATATTACTTTTGAAAAAATATTATTTTTTAATCAATGTAAATTTAAAAGAAGAGTATGCATATACAATAATAGATTTTTAAGCCATTTGGTTTTTATAAAATGCCATGATAAGCAAAATAATACAAAAATCATATCTTTAAATCTACAAGAAAACACATTTGAAGGATATCTTTTTATAAAAAATTGCACTATAGAAAATATAAATTTGTGGAAAAACAAATTTGAAAATAGATCTTATTTTGTGGACAGTGAATTTGGATATGAACAAGATAAGGATAATAAAGCAAAATTAAATTTTTCAAACGCTCGTTTTGAAGATAATGCCTATTTTAACAATTCTAAATTTTATAGCTATGCTGATTTTCACGAGTGTGAATTTGAAAAAATAGCTTGTTTTTACGGAGTAACTTTTGATAAAGCTCCAAATTTTTCTCAAATAATTTTGAAAGATAATTTTAATGCTTTAAATATAACTTTAAATTTTACATTTGATGATCTAAAAAAACAAATCAAACAAGAATATGAAAATTTTAATAAAGATACAAATAAACAAGAAAAAAAATCTTTAGATAAAATTGCAAATGACTTTAGAGATTCTTTTAGAGTTGTTAAAAATGCCTTGATAAAAGATAATAATCTTTTAGAAGCTTCAAATTTTCATAAATACGAGCTTTATTGTAAAGAGATAGAATTGAAAGAAAATTGGAATAATAGAGAAACAAAGACAACAGCACGAAAAAGTTCATTGCATTTAAAATATTTTATAGATTCTTTGCTTTTGGGTTTTTATAGAAAATTAAGTGATCATCATACCGATTTCTTAAAAGTTTTTAATAATATTGTATTATTAGTTGCTTTGTATAGTGTATTTCTTTTTATGGGAGGATATGAAGACAATCTTAAATCATATCAATATTCTGATAATCTATTAGATAACAATAGTAGTTTGACAAATGCTTTCAAAGATATAAAAAATTCCATTATCCAATCATCGTTTGTTCAAGAATATCCTTCGTGTATTCTAATATTTTATTATGGATTAATTGCAATTGGATTTTTGATGATTTTCTGGGATATTTTGAAAAATATCAAAAAGATTTATGAGGTAATTAAGAATGAAATTTGTATTAAAGAAATAATATTTTGTGTATTAAATTTAGTTGCATATTTTTTAGGTTTATTGATTGTTTTGATTTATTTAAATATTTATATACCAAAGAGTCAAGACAGTCTTGCAGTCCTTTCAAATATAGGTATATTTTTTGTATTTATCATTTTTTATTTATGGTTGGTGTATTTAAAATCATTAGCGCTAAGATTAATGTTTGTAGTTGTTAGCTACATTATCGTGATTATAGTATTGGGGATTAGTATATCTATCTTAAATCCTTTTATCGGAAAGATATTTAATGATGAACAAAATTTTACAAATCCTATATTTGTATATATAACATTTGCATATACTATCTTGTTGATTTTAATTCTTTTTTCACTCCAAAAAACCGCACGCAAAAACTCCATAGTGCCAAGTTGA
- a CDS encoding BCCT family transporter: MLKTSFKKAVFLPSISIIVVLSLSCIFLPKLTNDFINHIKSGIFANFSWFYILSVSFFVCFMLALALSKFGDIKLGDDDEKPHFKFTSWLAMLFATGMGVGLMYFGVAEPLIHKKALQTSDEEAMLHTIFHWGIHPWAIYGVCALAMAYFGFRYKMPLSLRSAFYPLLKDKIYGFWGNLVDMLALIVTVFGISTTLGYSASQLNAGFLNLGILNEQSFLEQSVIIIIIISLATLSSISGLTKGLKILSEANLVFAVCLMLFVLFSTSTIQILSQFSSNIGNYLQNLISLSFKTYYYEKEHIEWFNNWTIYYWAWWLSWSPFVGFFIAKISRGRTIREFIFGVLVVPTSFNILWFSIFGNSALNFNDILSPFTSAPESLLFYFLQNFSFSYFSSLLALLVLALFFITSADSGIFVLNSLSSGGAHEPFKWQNILWGFVLALLATSLLYSGGLGAILSITMIVALPFAFLLCLMCFSLLKGLIVDVNYSLTKLSQSSVYFSGEFWQERLARILKQSKEQDIQNFLNAKVKNAMESLSQSLKNYGLKTQIVQEKSSISLIIKKEFAKDFIYGVQVVKKQASQSIIDDKFMPTYSKEFIFEPQTFFADSRNGYNIEYLNEQEIIVDILKQYERYLQLLFDDKNEIFTKAYD; this comes from the coding sequence ATGTTAAAAACAAGTTTTAAAAAGGCAGTATTTTTACCAAGTATTAGTATTATAGTTGTTTTAAGCCTTAGTTGTATTTTCTTGCCTAAACTTACAAATGATTTTATCAATCATATAAAAAGTGGAATTTTTGCAAATTTTTCATGGTTTTATATATTAAGCGTGAGTTTTTTTGTGTGTTTTATGCTAGCACTTGCTCTTTCAAAATTTGGCGATATCAAGCTCGGCGATGATGATGAAAAACCTCATTTTAAATTTACTTCTTGGCTTGCTATGCTTTTTGCTACGGGTATGGGTGTGGGGCTTATGTATTTTGGTGTGGCTGAGCCTCTTATACATAAAAAAGCCTTGCAAACAAGCGATGAGGAGGCTATGCTACATACTATCTTTCACTGGGGAATTCACCCATGGGCTATTTATGGGGTGTGTGCTTTGGCTATGGCGTATTTTGGTTTTAGATATAAAATGCCTCTTAGCTTGCGTAGCGCTTTTTACCCTTTGCTTAAAGACAAAATTTATGGTTTTTGGGGAAATTTAGTCGATATGCTAGCTTTGATTGTCACGGTTTTTGGTATTAGCACTACGCTTGGTTATAGTGCTTCTCAGCTTAATGCTGGCTTTTTAAATTTAGGCATTTTAAACGAACAAAGCTTTTTAGAACAAAGTGTGATTATAATTATCATCATTTCTTTAGCTACGCTTTCATCGATTAGTGGTTTGACAAAGGGCTTAAAAATTTTAAGTGAGGCAAATTTGGTTTTTGCAGTGTGTTTAATGCTTTTTGTGCTTTTTTCAACTAGCACCATTCAAATTCTTTCACAATTTAGCTCTAATATTGGCAATTATTTACAAAATTTAATTTCTTTGAGTTTTAAGACTTATTATTATGAAAAAGAGCATATAGAGTGGTTTAATAATTGGACTATTTATTATTGGGCTTGGTGGCTTAGTTGGTCGCCTTTTGTGGGCTTTTTCATCGCTAAAATTTCTCGCGGTAGAACGATAAGGGAATTTATCTTTGGCGTGCTTGTAGTGCCTACTAGTTTTAATATACTTTGGTTTAGCATTTTTGGTAATAGTGCTTTAAATTTTAATGATATTTTAAGTCCTTTTACTTCAGCACCTGAAAGTTTGCTTTTTTATTTTTTACAAAATTTTTCTTTTTCTTATTTTAGTTCTTTGCTTGCACTTTTGGTTTTAGCTTTGTTTTTTATCACTTCAGCAGATAGTGGGATATTTGTGTTAAATTCTTTAAGTAGTGGCGGGGCTCATGAGCCATTCAAATGGCAAAATATCCTTTGGGGTTTTGTGCTTGCACTTTTGGCTACTTCTTTGCTGTATTCAGGTGGTTTAGGGGCTATTTTAAGTATCACTATGATAGTGGCTTTGCCTTTTGCCTTTTTACTTTGTTTGATGTGTTTTTCACTGCTTAAAGGTTTAATCGTAGATGTAAATTACTCTTTAACTAAACTTAGTCAAAGTAGCGTGTATTTTTCAGGGGAATTTTGGCAAGAAAGACTAGCTAGAATTTTAAAACAAAGCAAAGAACAAGATATACAAAATTTCTTAAATGCTAAAGTTAAAAATGCTATGGAATCACTCAGCCAAAGCCTAAAAAACTACGGCTTAAAAACACAAATTGTTCAAGAAAAATCAAGCATAAGTTTGATTATAAAAAAAGAATTTGCAAAAGATTTTATCTATGGAGTGCAAGTAGTAAAAAAACAAGCAAGTCAAAGCATAATTGATGATAAATTTATGCCAACTTATTCTAAAGAATTTATTTTTGAGCCACAAACTTTCTTTGCTGAT